TAATGGAGTATAAAGTAGCATAACTTAGATTTCTCATCTCAATGTGCTGTTTActgtatgtatttttctctttctcctccaggCTGCTGACTTGAGTAAACCAATAGATAAAAGGATATACAAAGGAACACAGCCTACTTGTCATGACTTCAACCACCTAACAGCCACAGCAGAAAGTGTCTCTCTCCTAGTGGGCTTTTCCGCAGGCCAAGTCCAGCTTATAGACCCAATCAAAAAAGAAACTAGCAAACTTTTTAATGAGGAAGTAAGTAGCACCCTGTCTTAGCTGTTAAGAATCCCTTTAAGAGTTGATACATTCTTACCGAGGGTAGTCGGCCTTATTTTGCACTTCAAGCTAAGCCCATTTTTTATTCGCCCAGCCCTCCTACCTAGTATGCCCAAGTTTAAATGTGGTGGATTAATTTGTTGACCTTACCTGTTCTTCCTTGGGGTGActgttttgtgcatttttatgGAGCATGCTCAGGTGTCTATAACAGGTGTTTTAAAACTCTTCTATAATGGAGATAGGGACAGTACTGTAACTCGGTATTTATAATTTAagtaagaaaatgtggaattCCAAAGTTGGTTCACATCACCAGAACATTTCATGCAGATCAAAGAACTTGATGACATTTCCTTAGGCTGCTTAAATTGTAGCCAAAGCTTTTGTATGTATGTTTGACAGTCATTTGGCTAAGGAGTACTTCACTTGCTCTTGAAAATAGTTACTGTAAACTCATCTTTGACATAGTTGGAAATCCTGGCGCTTAAAGTTTGGTCACATGACATAGCTTTTGCCAGTGTTGTAGTATGTACTGGGGTTTCTAGTATCTTCAATTTCATTCTGGAAAGAGCCTGAGATATCTGAGCTGTCTGTTCAGGAACATGTCAGGACTGTTAAATGTGGCATATAGAAATTGCCAAgtagattatattttttaaagctgttgGAGCATCTTTCAGCCTCAAGTATTGctatttcatatttaatattcttcCTCGTCTGTTTCAGTATGACTTTTCTACCAAGTGGAAAAGATAAGGTAGGCTTGCTGAGTTAGAAGCCCTGGGTTCCAATCTCTACTTGGGACCTTGCCCCTGAGGCGCAAGGGTCAGGCTATGTGGGACCCCCTCCCTTTTGCATTGTTGCATGGTTTTAACATCATTAACTTGGAACAAAAACACATTATAGAGTAtggtttttaagaaataattttgtttggggaagaaaattcaaattgacaaatggcagtTAAAATTTGGATTCTTTTGCAGTTATGGTACTTGCTATTCATGCAAATCAGTATCCACCCAGGGTGCTCCTGTTTGACATTGCCAGTGGATTTGATAAGATCTTATGAACCATGCCATCTCTTCTAGTTTCCTCTGAGTTGACTGGAAACAAAACTTGCCATCTGGACTGACAGATTGTAGAGGAAAAGTATTTAATcccattttccattaaaaaaaagttaagcagaaaatattttatttacctaGATGTTTTTTTAGTATCATCTGCAGAAGTGATTTCTAAGTAGCTGGATGATTATTTTTTTGGTGCTGAGTTTGGGGAGCAGCGCACAAAATTGGCCTCCTCTGCACTGTTAGCAGAAATTGTGAATTTGGAATCATTGTGGGTTTTTATTGTTTAGGTAGGGGAGAGTGTGATTGGAGGGGGCAGGGATTGGAGCCATGTAAGGGCTGTTAGTAAACAAGACCCGGAGGCAGCCCTGGCCGAGGATGGTACAGAATGCCGCTTAGAGAACAAGAAAGTTTTGTGTGTCGTGGCAGGGGGAGGGCAGGGAGTTGGAGACCACACGTCCCCAGAATCTCAGGGCTCTGGGAGCACTCAGGCTGCATTGGCCAGAACTATCCCTGCCCTGGTGACTGGGAGTTGCAGGCTGGAAGGCAGCTCCTCATTCTTCATGATTTAAGCATGAGTTATCTCATACtcactttacattttatttgagaAATTGCTATTTAGAATGCTAAGACTGTGTGTGGTTTAATGCCAGCTTTGCATTTACAGCTTGAGGCTGAAATCGATTGCCCTTCATAGTAAGGAGATCCTCTGGCCATGTGGATACATTTTTATCAGATTTTGGTCAGAATGTCTAAGAGCAAGGGTCACCGGAGGTTTGTTCCTTAGAGAGTGCCAGGAATGGTGGTGAAGTAGTCATCGTGTCGTGCTTTGCTGTGGTGTGACATTTACAGGTTTCAAGGCACTTTTACCTATGGCCTCTACAGGGAGGGTGGGGagttgttcccattttacagatgaggaaatagtcAAAGAGCACATAAGTGAATTGTCCAGATCAGGTAGCAAGTTGATGATAGAGTTGGAACCAGAAATTAATTCCAGAAACTCATTGGTTACAGGACCCACCATGCATGGTTGCCAGATGAGCTCTTGCCCTTCCGGGAGCTCACAGTTTAGTAAGAATGGACAGAGAGTACTGGGCACGTGTCAGCACAGCGATATGAACAAAATACCAAGGGCTAGCTGCCGCAGGAATTCTTTAGtatgcattttaaagttttttaaaatgttaagttcaCTGGGGGAGTTCCAAGAAATGCTTTTAGAAAGTGATGTTTGATGTGGGTCTTAAAGGGTACATAGTCATTAGAGGAGGGTAAGGAAGGCCTTCAAAGCTGGAGGAACAACTAGGCATGTGAAAGAACATCCAGTAACAGCTTGGCCACATCACAGTGTGGGACTTGGAGTGTCAGAGTTCGAAGCTGGAAAGATAAATTGGAACCAGCTTGTCTTATAAAAGCCTTTTCATGTCACGTGAAGCAATTTGGAACTGACACTGGAAGATGTGGGGGAACCTTTGGCCTTTTAATGAAGGGAGTGACAGGATCAAATGTGTTTTTTTAGAACTCTTGTCAGCACTTGTGGAAGGTGGATTGGAATGAAGAAAGACAGAATGAAGGTAGCAAGACCAGTGAGGAGGCTCTAGTAACTGTCCAGGTGAGAGCTGAGGGCTTGAACTAGAGTTGCGGccattgtttcattcattcaggaCCTTGACTACCTACCACATGCCCAGCACTGGGTCTGCAGCAGTGGGCAAAACCTGCCCTCCTGTGACCCCTCTCAGGAGGGAAGAGAGGTATAATAGCACCACCCCCGAAACACTGGTGACCACAGATGGTGACACTTTGTGATGTAAGAGGCAAGAGAGCAGGCCCAAGAAAGGGAGAGAATCACAGAggtctactttatttatttatttatttatttatttatttatttatttatttatttatgagacagagtcttactctgtcacccaggctggagtgcagtggcgcaatcttggctcactgcaaccttcacctcccaggttcaagctattcttgtgcctcacccacccaagtacctgggattataggccacctgactaatttttgtatttttagtagagacgggatttcaccatgttggccaggctagtctggaactcctggcttcaagtgatccacccacctcagcttcccaaagtgctggaattacaggcgtgagccaccacgcctggccaacacagaggtCTACTttaaactgggaggcagaggacatCTCTCGGACGAAGTGCTATGTTTTAAGCTGTGCCTCATGTGAGAAGAAGGCCAACCAGGTAAGGAACTGGAGATGGAGCTTTCCTGCAAAAGGAATAGCACATGAGGGCCCTTGAGCCCAAGGAAACTGAAAGAAGGACGGTTTACCTGGGGAAGGTGGCATGAAGTAAGGGCATGAGATTGGAGGGCCACATCACCTACGGCCTGATCCAGATTTGTTTCTTAGCCTGAAGTACGGGATTCCTTAGAAGGGAGCAGGTgcacaaggcaggcagattggtGTTTTTGAAAGGTACCCTGGCTGCTTTTTGGAGACTGAATTGGAAAGGTGTATTAATAAATCAGGTTTCTGGGTGTCTCTTGCTGTGTTGGGTGAGACTGGGAAAGGAGCAGTTGTCAGGGAATGGAGGGGAAGATCAGAGGTTCTGGTCTGTACTTGCTAAGTTCGAGAGACCTGTAGATAGTGGGATGTATGGATCTGGAGCACAAAACTAGGGGTTACAATTTGGCAGTTGTCAGCATAGAAATAATAATCACATCCTTGAGATTAGATGAAAGGTTCTTTGGAGAGATGATGGTGAGAACAAAGAAGGCCTGGGTCTGAGGCCTGATTATACTCCAAGATTCTGGCCATCTCAGCTACTGCTTTCAAAGGGGCACTTAACACACAGTTAATTACCACGACATTTACAACTTCACAGCCCAGAATGCTGAGGGCTCGGacaccagctctgccactttctgcTTGCAGGATGATGTGGGTCTTACCTCTCCTCGGTTGGAAAATGGGTGGGAACAGCACCCACCTGAGAGGTTTGTGATGAGGCTCAGATGAGTGAGTTCAGGCAGGGTGTTTGTGAAGGGCCTGAAGAGCGAGCCTTGGTGGATGCTCAGCAACGTGGAGGTTGAGAGAAACTCAGGCTTCCTTTCCTGGGAGGGGTGGTGTTGGACGGAAAGGGTTCCGTGGGAGGTGAGATACCAACCGttttgaaatacaaataattaattttttaggaCAAGCAGGTAGGAGCATGGCAACCCAGGCAGAGAGTCAACATGTGTGAGGCTGAGGGTTGGCCCGCTGGTCACAATTACAGCAATGTGGCCTTTCAGTGTTCCTCACCAGAACACCTCTCAGACCCACCTGTTACCACACGTGCACACACCTTCACACACCGAATCCCCAGCATCAGTTACTCTGGCCTTTGCCTCCTTTCTGGTGCCTGGTAcatgaaaatgtaataaatgttgGGATGGAAAGATGAGTGAAATGGAATTATAAATTTCAGAAATCCACCTGAGataaacatagatgaaaaatTCCCATCTGGGaacaagtatattttaaaagatgattttccCCCTGTCAATTAAAAATTGTGTGCATTTAAAATGCTTGTTgatagaaaaattggaaaatagagAGGTACAAAGAAGGTAGGAAAGCATCACCTCTAAACCGTGACGCTCACTGTTGACTTTCACAGTCTGTGATTGTTTTCAATGAGGGGACACCATAGGGCTCACACCTTCCATTGGGGGTGAAGGCAAACTTCACCAAACTTCATCTCCAAGTCTGGCCCTGATCAGGTCAGCCCAGTGAGCATGGGCAGGCCCTGCCCTCTTCCCGCTCCCTGGGACTGTCCTCAGTCACACTGGAGGTCCTTGCTGGTGCATCTGTTCAAGACCCAAAGAAAGTCGAATGCCCAGTCCTTTCTAGCCCCTCTCAGGAAATCATCCCCAGCTCCCTGGAGTCTCTGCTTTCCCCAATCTTCCAGAGTAGATTTTGGGTTTCTGTTTGTAGCGTTCTGTACATATGATGCCCTTGAAAATGTCTAATGGGCCATTATTGAAAGTATCTTGGCGCACGGTTCATCTGACAAGCTCCCAGATCGTGGAGCGTGTCCTCATCATCAGAGCTGCCCACAGAGGAGAGTCACCCGGTCACATTCAGCTCACTGTGGTGAAGCACCCCACAGGGGCGAggagtttactttttaaatttttttttttgtgtgtgtgtgtgtgtgtgtgtgtgtgtgtgtgtgtgtgtttcactcTGCCCTGTTCTGAAGTTTGCTTTTTATAACTAATGGTTATATATTTGGGGAGGAAGAGTTACAAAGGGACAGTTCCTATATGGTAATGAATGCAACCTTGTTGTCTGTGTAAAAATCCTGATTTTGGAGTATATTCACAGAATAGTAACTTTGAAGGATTTTCAAGTATGTGTTAATTGTTggctgaaatataaaatgttaaagaacTTGGCATTTGGCTTCTTTCGTTACTGACACGATACCCTCTGCTGTTGCCCTTCTCCTCTCGCAggctgtgaggctgaggcagacacaCTGGGTAGGTCCCACGTCTCCTTGTGGCATTTAGATCCAGTCTTACTGAAGGGCATGCTGAAGAGGAGATGGCCCTGACTCCTGGGGTATGGAGGGACACTGCTGCCAGCCCAGGCTGCGTGGCACATCCTGCCAGCTGCAGGTGCCTCCCAGGCATGGGGTAAAGCTTAGCAGTGTTCTGTCTATTCTGATACAAAGGAATGGTCTGCAcattttgttagttttgtttctGTTGATTTTCTAATCGAAGGAAGGAAATGAGCCCGTAATGATCTACTCCTTAAAGCTTGAACACAGATAAAACGACATCCGATCCCATCTTAATGTGGCTTTGAAATACCCTTTCCTAATACTTCCTGAGCCCTCTTCAGATGCCTTTACATCATCAGAGCCTTTAGTTGCCATTTTTGCTTGTGGTTGCATTATGGCTTTTCAAGCAGCTGCTGTGGTTTTTGAATTGTTTCagtatttttgttataaattaataTCTGCATTTTGAAATGCAGATCCACTCACCCCCaaactaatttttgatttttgcttATCATATTGAtagtaatgaaaaaaaagaaaaagaaaatgaagtgccTTAGAAAGCGTCAGTGTGAATTGCTTTCACAAAATGACACTTTGATGTGGTTAtagacttatttttattcttgtttcattttaacTAGTGTATTTTGAAAATCTTGTCTGTTGATGGCATTTGGGATGGTAGTGTTTTCGCTGTTCGTGggatttttctttgtattcataTCTTAAGTGGCACGGTCTGTTTGGCCTGCAGAGCTGGAACTATGGGGAGGGCCGCGCTGAGCGTTGAGTGGAGACATGGAGCCTGCATCCCCACAGAGCACTGGCCCAGAGCAGGTGTCTTGACGTACATAGAAATGTGTCTGTATTTCGTTTTGCTTTTAAGGTTTATTTGcgttttgggttttttgtgtttttatgaacGTGTTTGTTAAGAATGGGCCTTGGAGCATTTTGGAGTTGGACACTGATGGAGAGCCCTGTGGCCAGGCCAGCTGCTCTGCCAGCACCTCTGTTACTTCCCCTGCCTTCCCTCCGCCTCCTCGCTGAGCACCTGCCCTGCCCATCTCTCAGTGTACCCCTGCCCTGGAGGGGCTGCGACTGGGACTGGGGCTCTCCTCCACTGCTTCCCACCAGagccttcctgcctctgcctgtctCTGTTCCCCAGCacctcccttctggcccagggagCAGGTCTCTTCCCTGTCCCTCTCTCCTGGAGCTCACCTTCCTCCACCAGGCACCTGCCCTGCACCCTCCTCCCCTACGGTGTCCCTTTGCTCTCAGCACCTTCTCTGCCCCCACCCTGCTTCCCTGTGCTCTCTCCTAAGGACCACCCCCTCCCTGTGCACTCCATCCCTCTAGGGCTCAGCTTCCTCAAGTCTCAGAGGCCTGTCCTCTGAGGCTCTGGCCTCCTGTGGCAGCTCCTTCCTCTTCTGCCTGCTCTCCTCATGGCACTTCTGGGTTGTTTGCTTGGATATTCCTTctgctttccttgtttttgtcctGTGCCCTGtatggaggtttttttttttttttttttttttttgagacggagtctcgctctgtcgcccaggctggagtgcagtggtgcgatctcggctcactgcaaacctctgcctcccgagttcacaccattctcctgcctcaccacctgagtagctgggactacaggcacccgccaccatgcccagctaatttttttgtatttttagtagagacagggtttcaccatattggccaggatggtctcgatctcctgacctcgtgatccgcccgccttggcctcccaaagtactgggattacaggtgtgagccactgcgccgggcctgtACGGAGGTTTTTTTCAGAGTTTCACACACTCTTCCTCCGCTGCACCTGCTTCCTtggagatatttatttatttatttcagagacagggtctcactgtgtcacccaggctggagtacagtggtgtaatcataactcactgcagccttgacctgggctcaagtgatcctccttggAGATCTTAGGATGTTACTATTCGCAGCCAATTTCTGTGACATTCGTGGTTATATTTATTAGCTGCAGACCTTTCTAGCTGCATACTGGGCAAAACCCAGGGGTCTTTACACACCCCCGCTTTCCATCTTGCCCTCCACCCAGCCACATTCTGCCACGCTGCCCATGGTCAAGTTTAAGACCTATTTGTCCATGGCATGGACAGTTGTcatagcctcctaactggttcctcatcacccccaccccaccttgcATTCTGCACCTACTGCTGGGGGATTTCATGTTATTCTGCCACTTCCCTTTCTAGAAACTGTCTGTGCCTCCACTGTCTGCAGCAGCATCCCCAGTAGAAATACAGTGCCAGCCACGTGTGCaagtttaaattttctaattaccacattaaaatagtaaaaaccaggtgaaattaattttaagaaaatactgtattttatatatatatctccaaaatattatttcagcatATAACCAGTGTAAAAACTATAAATGAGATCATTGACATTTTTTTTCATACCACATTTTTAGAACCCTGTGTGTGTTTACACTGACAGCACATTCCACTTGAGACCAGTGCTGCGGGACTGGGGAGTGCAAGCGTCAGGGTCCCAGCCGAAGCCCTTTAGCTTGGGACTTCACAGCCACAGCCTGAGTCCCAGCTCACAACTCCAGACCAAATTCCCCTCCCAGCTCATGTGCTGCGATCAAGACAGATGCCACACATGGCCTGGATCCCCACCCCCCTGGCCTGCTGTGTTGGCTGGGCTTTTCCTTGGAGCATGGCCCCTGGTGCTTCTGCcactcctgcctccctgcccaCCCCCGAAACCCCATCCCTCAGAGGGACCGGGTATTTTTCAACATCCTCATCCAGATCAAGGCCCCATTGACATTGGAGAGAATTCAAGCCCAACAGGGAATTCCATTACTTATCATTGAGCACtgactaagatttttttttttaactagactttttctgaaacaaaaatatacCTTATAGTGCAGAAACTGGActgcataatttttattcttgtatttatttaattaaatgttctaggtatttctttcttaatttgaaAGACAGGAGAAAAATGTGTTCTGTTCTCTTCCTCTTTTGTCAAACCCAATCCAAATAAGCCAGAGTCATGTAAGTTAAATGACTGTGCTTCCCACACTGGCCTGGGGTCTGAGACAGGCTGGTGCCCTGTTCCTTAGAACGCTTGGGAGTGGCCCTGCAGGCTGGTCGTCGGAGCCAGGTGATGTGTGTCTGTGGAACGGGAGACAGCATGCTCGCTTTGGGGTCTGATGGGCCCGTCTGTTCCCCTGGCACTGGTTCGGCTGTGTCTCTCCGCCTCGGAGTCCTTGAAGTTGTTCTCTGTGGGGGTACACTTCCCCAAACATCCTCTTAGCCTGATATTTGCTGTCTTTCTGTCCTTCTGTCTTGCTCAGCTGTCCAGCACCAGCAGAGGAAGAGGCCTTTCTTGGCCATCCTATTCAACATTGAAATCACTAGAGTCCCCTTCTCCCCAGCACGTTCTCTTCTCTCcctggtttatttttctccacagcacTTATCATCATCAGATCACATAAATTTCACTGTCTTCTCATCCCACTTGAACCTAAATTTCATGAGGGAAAGATgcctgttttaatttatattgtatcagtgcctggcatatggtacGCACTCAatactggatggatggatgggactTCAGGCAAGTTTCTTGACCTCTCTAAGCTTCTTTTCTCACTGATAATATGGCGACAATCCCTGCCTTCCTGTAGGGAGACAGGCATGActgcattttccattttccatgcGAGGCAATTTGGTAACATCTGTAAaaatcataaatgtatatatctttTGGCTCAGTTACTCCACTGGGAGTTTATCCTGTAGGTACATTACTCACACATGTGAAAAGTGCGTGTGTGCAAGGGCATTCATTGCTACATAGATGTCCATCAGTGGGGCACTTCCACAATAAACCACAGTT
This genomic stretch from Homo sapiens chromosome 14, GRCh38.p14 Primary Assembly harbors:
- the WDR20 gene encoding WD repeat-containing protein 20 isoform X20, with product MATEGGGKEMNEIKTQFTTREGLYKLLPHSEYSRPNRVPFNSQGSNPVRVSFVNLNDQSGNGDRLCFNVGRELYFYIYKGVRKVPTRASPEPASGAADLSKPIDKRIYKGTQPTCHDFNHLTATAESVSLLVGFSAGQVQLIDPIKKETSKLFNEENSCQHLWKVDWNEERQNEGSKTSEEALVTVQAVRLRQTHWVGPTSPCGI
- the WDR20 gene encoding WD repeat-containing protein 20 isoform X24 → MATEGGGKEMNEIKTQFTTREGLYKLLPHSEYSRPNRVPFNSQGSNPVRVSFVNLNDQSGNGDRLCFNVGRELYFYIYKGVRKAADLSKPIDKRIYKGTQPTCHDFNHLTATAESVSLLVGFSAGQVQLIDPIKKETSKLFNEENSCQHLWKVDWNEERQNEGSKTSEEALVTVQMASS